The segment TCTGCAGGATCTCTTCCACCGTTTCCAACTCCGGATTGTTGCGGGGCAGGTAGGGCGGATCAAGCGATTGATAATAGTCTGCCTCGGCACCGTTCAGACTTAGAATGTCATTAAGGTCAGTCCAGTCAGTCCAGGCCGCCAGCAGGTCCTGGACCTGCTCCGGATCGGCATCCTCCCCGCCCAGCCGCTTCTCGATCAGGGTCTGCATGTTGAGGCGGGGGATACGATTCAGATTGATCTTACCGCCGTGATCATAGATACGAACCACAATGTCTTCGTCGGCAGCATAGGCCAGCTCCAGAGGGCGCCCGTTAAACCGGTATTCGGGCAGCAGAATCTCGCCGTCTTCGTCAGTAGGCAGGACCTCGCCCAGGGGCCTGGGCATGGTTTCCAGCATCAACTCCATATAGGCCTTGTTCACGGCGGCGGTTACTGCTGTCCACTGGGCCACCGCCTGCTGGTTGTGAAACGCGGTGTTGGCCGACAGGCGGACCTTGCTGGCCATGGCTGTGACCAGCACGGTCAGCAACACCGCCGTCCACAGAACGATGATAATGACCGCGCCTTTCTGTCTCTGTGGTCCGTTCAACCGTTCTCTCCTCACCGGCCCTGAAACAGGCTGGGCCGCAGATTGCGGTGCTGGTTGTTGGCAATGCGGGCCACCACCTCCAGCTCCTCCAGGCTGCCCTGTTGATCGTCGATAGGCGTGAACCTGACATAGACTGCCAGGGGCAGACTCTGCATGTCTTCGCCAGGCCAGTCATCCCGCCACTGTCGGGTTTCATCCAGCTCGGCATAGAGATAACTGAAACTGGCGGTGTAGTTTGACAGAATGAGCTGCGGTTCAGCCTGCTCCAGTCGATCGCCGGGGTAGTCACTGAAAGCCGGGGCCAGGGTCAACTGCACGCCTTCATCGGTGGAAAACAGTTCCCAGGCCATGAGCCCGGGCTGCCGCTGGGGAGAGACGGTGGAAACCCAGCTCAGGTAGTCGTCTTCACCGACAAAGTACACATAGCGGGTAAGGCTTTCCACATCAGTGTAGCCATGGGGAAAGGCGCCATGTAGTGCTCTGTCGATCTGCAGAATTGCCAGTGCCTCGTCAAGATGGCGGTCCAGCCGGTCGGAGTTTCGGTTCCAGTCCTGCGCCACGACGTAGACACCGGTGCTGAGCAACCCGAGCAGGGTGGCGGTCAGGGCCAGCGCCAGGATCACTTCGATCAGGGTGAAACCCTGTTTCCTGAGCGGCCATTTGGATCGTTTCACAGCCATTGCTATCTCGGCACTTCCAGTTGCAGCCAGCGGGTACCTATCAACTGATCCTCGCGGTCTTCATCCACAATCTCGAAGGTCTGCAACGTGTAGATACTGGCCTGGGTTCTGCGTTCCGGATCCTCGAGCAGCTCACCCACCCGGACTCGATAGCGGTCATTCTCCAGGATCGGCTCCACCTCATTGAGCTCATTCTCCAGCAGGGCAAAGTTGACCGCCGCGCGGCTGTTGATAGCACGAACCAGAGCAGCCTCGGAGCGCCAGGAAAGCTGCTTGCTGCCGGCCAGCAGGGTAAACAGGCCGCCCAGCAGGAAACCGGTGATGGCCAGGGCGACGATCACTTCCAGGAGTGTAAAACCCTCAGTGCTGTTGTAGGTTCTGCGCTGCATAATGGGGTCAGTTTAGAAACTCTGTCTCCACCCGGCCGGTGAAGGGATTGATGGTGATACTGGCCTGCCGCTCCTGACTGGAAAGAATCAGGATGCCTCCGGTACTGCCACCCTCGGGATAAAAAGTGATCTCCAGAGTGTCTTCGATTTCCATTTCCCGGTCGGCGCTGTCCTGAAATAGCAGCGCCATGCCGCTGCCATCCCAGCTGCCGACCAGAAGCGGGGAGGAAGGCACACTTTCCCGTTCTTCCTCCGGCACTACCGTAAAGCTGGCAACTCCCGGCTGACCGCTGACCACGGCAGTTCGGCGGGTATAATTCAGCAGCGTATGGGCCTCACGAATCCGGGCATTGAAGGTACGGGTTTCGAGCCCGGTGATATTGGGAAACACTACCAGGCTGGCCATGGCCAGAATTCCCAGCACCAGCAGGATCTCGAGCAGGGTAAACCCGCTGATTCGCAAAGGTTTCGCGAGTTGTCGCCGGCATGTGGCAGAGACCAAGGGTTTATGACCAGCCTGGTCTGCTTTCTGCCCGCAAACCCCTGTCTGTTCGTTATAGCCCGATGTCGGCGTCGTCATCCTCGCCGCCCTGTGCGCCGTCCGCACCGTAAGAAATCAGGGTAAAACTGCGTCCATCACTCTGATACACGTATTCATTACCCCAGGGATCCGCAGGAATAGCACGCCGCAGGTAAGGACCGTTCCAGCTGGCACTGCCGGTTTCGTTCTCCATCAACGCGTCCAGGCTGTCCGGGTATCGGTTCAAATCCAGCCGATAGGAATCCAGCGCGGTTTCGAGGGACGAGATCTGTGACAGGGCCGCATCTCTCATGGCGCCAACCCGCTGCTGAAACAGGTTCGGCGCTACCATTACCGCCAGCATGCCGATGATGGCCATGACTACCAGGATTTCGATCAGGGTAAAGCCGCGCATATCGCGGGTCGCTTTCGAACGTGTAAATTGGATTGAATGCTTCTGTGTAGACATTGTCGTTACCATAAGATTAGAGTCAGCTTCTATTCAAAGGCCTGCTTCTTCGAACAGCTCTGCTGCCAGCTCAAAACGCTCTAGAAGCGCGGAATAGTCCAGCGCAGTCTGATCGTTCAGGTTGATCACCTCGGGACGCAACACGATAAACAGCTCCTTGCGCTCCTGCAGATCCTGTCGATAGGAAAAAAGACCGCCTAACACGGGTACTCTGCTCAAACCTGGGACGCCGGAATTGAGGTTCTGATTATCTGACTGGATCAGTCCCCCAAGAACCACACTTTCTCCATCCCTGACGACCACATTGGTACTGATGGTCTGGCTGTTGAAAATCGGATTGTTATTGAAACCGTCCGTCTCCGCCACCGAAGAGAGTTCCTGTTCGATGGTCAAGTTTACCACTCCGTCGGCATTTATCTGGGGTGTAAGGGTCAGAACAATACCCGTTTCGCGGTACTGAACATTGAATGTTTCATTACCACTTACACCAATGGTTGAACCTCCCTGAACCGGAACGTCAGAGCCGATCTGAATCTGCCCTTCCTGGTTATTGGTCACTGTCAGCGTGGGTCGGGCCAACAGCCTCACATCATTGCTAGTTGCAATTGCCTCCAGGGTCGCCTCAACCCGGGCAGAACCATCCACGAATGATTTATTGAACATCAGCCCCCCCAGTCCTGTGCCCGGAAGAAAGGAGGTACTGGTATCGGTGGATATCGGGTCGACACTGGCATTCGCAGCAACCCGGGACCAGTCCACACCAAAGCGATTGTCATCGGTCAGGGTAATCTGGGCGATGACTGCGTTGACGACTACCTGCAGAGGCACTGAATCCAGCTGATTGATGGTCGTTAGCAACTGCCGGTAATCCCGCGCGGTGCTGCGGATCAGCAGGCTGTTGGTGGCCTCGTCGGAGACGATTCTTACCCGCAGATTCGCCGACACCGCGGTGGGGGAGGAAATAGTGAAGGCCGATGTATCCGGACTAATCTCTACTGTATCCAGTCTGGGCTCACGGTCTTCGACAGCTGCTCTGGGGACAAAGTCGTCTTCGTCTTCTTCGAATACATTGGTCAGAGTTTCGGCCAGCTCCACAGCACTGAGGTTCTTAACCTTGTAATAGAACAGTTGTTCCACCTGCTCCTGGTTTTCAGAATCAAGGATTCGAATCCAGCGGTTGATTTCCTCGAAGCCCCGGGTCGCCGGGGCTGTCACCAGTATTCCGTTGATACGGGAAATACCCTTCACCTGGTAGGTGGGAGCCGAGCCTTCAATAAGAGTCAGAATTTCCTCCAGCTCGGTGGCCACCTCTTCCGCGCTGGCATTGCTCAGCTGAAACAACTGGATCCCCTGATTGGCGAACGGGTCGGCATCTATCAGGGTCAGCAGTTCGTTGACGCGCTCCAGCTGCGACGCGGACCCGGAAACCGCCAGAACGTTGCGATTGGTCAGCTTGGTGATAGACCCTTCATCCAGCATCGGTGACAGTACTTCGATGGCGGTATCCGATGCGATGTAGGTAAGCGGTGTAATCTGCATCACCCGATTGCCAAAGGTCTGGGCAACCGTATCCGGTGTGACAATATCTGTCGGCAGGGACGAACTCACCACGTAAGCCGCGTAAAAATTGCCAAGCCGCTCGAGGGTTACTCCGTTACGGCGGGTAATAACCCGGATGAGAGGCCAGATATCGTCCCGGGTCAGGGGTCGATCCGGGGAGGTTCTGACTGTTACCCGTGCATCAATGCTGGGGTCGGCGACCAGGGTAATGTCAATGGCGTCGGCCAGATCTTCCAACACCTGGCGCAGGTCCGCCTGCTCGTAATTCAGCTCGACAACATCGCCCCCCTGGGGGTCTGTTGCGGCCGGTGCCTGCTCGCGAAAACCTGAAAACCTCAGCGGATCGCCGTCGCGGTTGATCTCATTGATAAGCCGCTGCTGTTCTTCGCGATTGCCTGCACTCAATTCCGGTACTTCGATCTGGCCGGGGAGCGTGCCTGGCCTGCTGGCGGCATTGACCGAAGTTGAACTGGACGTGTTATCCGGCGTGGTTTGCTGATCGGCCGGAGATTCCACCGTGGCGCAGGCGGTGAGACCGAAGCCAGCTCCCGTTAACAGCACCAGGCTCACGGCTCTGACCAGCACTCTCAGGGCGGGCAAATTACTTTGTTCATCCTTCACTGTCATAGCTCCCTGTCAGAATTCCACGGCATTCATGCTGAACACTGCCGACAGCATGGTAATGGTGATGCCGCCCACCGCAACGGCTAGAAAAATAATCAGTGCCGGCTGTAACGCCGAGACCAGCCTGGCCATCTGATTCCGAACCGAATTGTCGAAAGTCGCCGCCGTTTTAATCAGAATACCCGCCGTCCTGCCGGACTCCTCACCAACAGTAACCAGTTGATGCAGCAGGGTAGGGAAGCAGCGGGTCTTCTCCAGGGAATTTCCCAGGCCGGAGCCGCCGCGAACATCCTCCTCAACCTGCACCAGATGCCGCGTAATTTCAGTATTCTGGATAACTTCCCGGGACACGCGCAGCGCCCGGATCAAAGGTATACCCGCTCCCAGCAACGCACCCAGTGTCCGGGCAAAAATAGCGCTCTCCCGGAACAGTATCAGATTACCCAGCAACGGCAAGGTCAACAGAAACCGGTCTTTGCGCAGTTTGTTGGCCGGTTCCCGATCCAGGTACTTCCAGCCTGCAAACAGGCCGACTGCCAGCACCACCAGCAGATAGCCATAGCTCTGCATAAAACTGCTCACGGACAGCAGGAACTGAGCTGAAGGCGGAATCTCCGTACCGGCGTCCTCGAACATGGCCGCAAACTGGGGTACCACGAAAACCAGTAGCAGAAACACCGAAATGACACCCACCGCCAGCAAGACAATCGGGTAGATCATCGCGTTGATGACCGCCTGCCGATTCTTGGCGCTGGAATCCAGGAACTCGGCCAGATCGGGTAACAATTGATGGAGAATGCCGCCTTCCTCACCGGCCCGGACGATATTGATGTACATCTTGGAGAACACATCCGGACGGGCTTCCATCGCATCGGCCAGCCCTTTGCCTTCCTTGACCTCACGGCGCAGGCTCATGACCAGGTTCTGCATGGCGCTGGACTCGGTAATGCCTTCCAGCAGCTTCAAGGCCTTGTCGATGGGCACCCGTGCCTCGGTCAATGTGCACAGCCCATTGGTGAAATCCAGCAGATCGCTGTAGCGTATTTTTTTGCGCCGGCCGGTACTTTCTCCGGCCCTGGCCTGCTGGACCTTGACCGGAACCAACTTGCGGCCCTGCAGAATCCTGACCACTTCCCGTTCGGAATCGGCATTGAGCTGCCCAGTTTGTACTTTACCGTTACTGTCGTAGGCCTGGTATTTAAAATGTAGTGCGCTCATAGTGCTCTGGTCACCCGCACGACTTCTTCCGGTGTGGTCACCCCGGCACGCAGTTTTCGCAAGGCGTCTTCGCGCAATGTCTGCATACCCTCCTCGATAGCCTGATTCCTGATTACATTGGCATCCGCTTCCACGGCAATGTGGTGCCGAATGGCGTCAGACATCACCAGCAGTTCATAAAGCCCAACCCGGCCCCGATAACCGGTTCCACCACAACGATCGCAGCCAGTGCCGCGGTTGATGACAGGACAGCTGGCTTTTTCGATTTCCAGCACCCGGGCCTCGTCGTCGGTCAACTCCACCTGACTGGAACAATCGGTACAGACTCTTCTTACCAGGCGCTGAGCCTGAATAGCCAGCAAAGAGGAGCTGATCAGGTAACCCTCGACGCCCATGTCCTGCAACCGGGTGACTGCCCCCGCCGCGTCATTCGTGTGCAGGGTGGAAAAAACCAGGTGTCCGGTCAATGCCGATTCGATGGCAATTTCCGCCGTTTCGTGATCCCGGATCTCACCTACCATCAACACATCGGGATCCTGACGCACGATGGAACGCAGGCCGGTGGCAAAGCTTAAGCCAATGCTGGCATTCGCCTGAATCTGGGTGATACCTTCCAGCTGGTATTCCACAGGATCCTCGACGGTAATGATCTTTTTGGCCTCGTCGTTTATTTTTTCCAGGGTGGCATACAGGGTAGTGGTTTTACCACTGCCGGTGGGGCCGGTAATCAGCACCATGCCATTGGGCTGGGTAACCAGTTCTTCGTACTGGAGCCTGATCCGCTCCGGCATACCGAGATCTTCCAATGGAACAGCCGTGTCGCTGCGGTCAAGGATTCGCAGCACCACCGACTCACCATGTACTCCTGGCAGGGTGGATACCCGCATATCAAGCTGTTTACTGCCTATCTGGTAATCAATACGACCATCCTGCGGGAGACGCTTCTCACCGATGTCCAGCCGGGCCATCAGTTTGAGCCGGGACGCCACCGCGTTATGAATTTTTACCGGCAGGCGCTCGATGCGGGTCATAATGCCATCGACCCGGCAGCGCACATCAAGGTGGGTCTCGCTGGGCTCGAAATGAATGTCACTGGCGTTCAGGTCCAGGGCCCGGGCAAACAGGTGATTTACCAGCCGGATTATCGGTGCTTCCGACGCCAGGTCGGTGAGTTCTTCATCATCCTCGAAGCCCGACACAAAAATGTCTTCGGTACTGCCGATCTCCGGAGACAGCTCCGCCCGCCAGTGCCGCATCAGTCGCTTCACTTCATCACCGCTGCCCAGGGAGAAATTCACCTCTTCGTTAAGTAAGAAGCGAATTTTGGCGCGCAGTTCGATCTCCGGAACATCAGCACAAACCAGTGTGCCACTGGCGTTGAAGTCCAGCGCCGGCGCGATGTTCTGGGGCTCCAGCAACTCGTTGAAAACCGGCATGGTGATTTCATTGTGGGACATTGGCTACCTGGTCCTTTCCTGCGCCACCATCAGCCCTTCACTGCGGGCAAAACCCACCACGGTGATAGAGCCGCTGTACTGATTACGGGTTCGATCGAGACTGAAATCCGTAACCCACAGCCTCGGCGTGGAATCATCGAGGCTCTGCAGAAATCGGATCGTATTGGCTGCATCGTTGGTGCGAAACGCCATTTCCTGCCGGACCATCACCCAGTCATCGGTATCCTGCCGCTCGGCCAGGCGGGTCGAAGTCACGCTGACCTGCGTATCCCGGGCGCGCTGGGTAAGCGCCCGCTGTATATTGGCCTCAATTATGGGCAGGGTCTGGCCTGAAAATACCTGGCCTTCCAGTTCCGCCTCAGCGCTTTCCACCTCCGCCCGACGACTACGCCAGGTGAGGTTCTCGTCGAAGAGTCTCTGCTCACGATCGATCTGCAAGCGGATATCGTCAATGGCCAGGTTGCGCTGCTGATAATAACCCTGCAGCGCCGGGAACAGCCTGGTCGCCATAAAAGCCGTGGTGACAATGCCGGCCAGGATGAGGATATTTTTCTCGCGCTTACTGATTTGCATAGTTGTCGCTAATTTCCCGGAAAATACCGCACCATGTAGCCTTCAAAGTTCACGGTGCTGAGGCGCAGGTCGATGTAATAGCGCGCGTTGTTGGTGGCCCGGGCAAACGCCACCTCGGTAAACATCGGATGGGACTCCAGACGTTGTAGAATGGCCTGCGGCTCTGCGCTTTCGCCCTCAATCTGAATCACTCCCTCGCTCAACTCAAAGGAGGTGAGCTGTTCCGGGCTCAGCACGCTCTGCAGGGTAAACAGCGTCTGCACCAGGTCCTGTCGTGGGAAATTAGTGATCACCCCCCATTGCTGTTCGAAATTCTGGACCACCTGCCGGTCTTCCCGTGCCGCGCGGCTGAGCTCCCGCTGATCGCTCAGCCTGGCCTGCAACCGGAACGTCTCAAAGGTCTGAAACAAAAATGGCAGACAGCCAAGCAGCAGCAGTACTGCCACAACACCCAGACCGACCATGACGCGCTTGCCTTTTTCCACCTGTCGTCGGGCCTGCAGGGCCCCGGCCGGGAAGAAAAAATACTCGCCGCTGGCAGACTTCTGTGCGATCGCTTCCCGAAAGACCTCCTCGCTATTGTGCCGGCTGACGGTAAGTCTGCGCTCCGGGTCTGTGGTAGCCAGAGCCTGTCGCCACTGGCGGGCAAAAATCTCCTGCTCCAGGTCTTTCTTATTGACGTGCAACCACTGGATTACAACACCATCCCTGAGCAGAACCCGGGTCAGGTGGAGGTCGTCTTCGTCCAGAATCTCCCGCTCAGCAGCGCCGCCGCCTAAGGCCAGACAACGAGGCAGCACGCCACTCAGAAACAGGCCCTGCTGCTCGAAGGCCTGGTAAAGCTCATCCAGGCGCCGCTCCGGGATCCACAAAGCGACATCGGGGTGACTGTCGTCGGTGCCATGGGGATTGGCCACCACGGCGAGCCTTTCCGTCGAACAGGGTAGCAGCGTAGGGGCCTGCAGCTGCAGGGCAGACACCAGTGAATCACGGCCCATTCCCGGCATGACCACCGAGGTGGCGGCGAATTCACCGGGCGGCAGTAACAGCACCACGGAGTTGTCGTCCGCGTCCGGTGACAACAGGTCACTGACCGTCTGGGCAAGGGTTTCGGCGCTGAAGCCGGGCCCGCCCAACGCCCGTGACTGACGACCGGACGCCAGATCCATGACGCAATCATCAAAGACCAGGATCATCGCGCCTGCCTGTTTGAGGATTTCCCGTTGGGAACCCCCGGCAAAGACGCTCTTCAACTCCCGGGGCAGGAAGCGCCTGACCGTGTCCTGCCAGCGACCCAGTTCAATGGTTTCACTTAACATCTTTGTCTAAGTTCATTTTTTTGAATTACATGACTGCCAGCATCCACCCGGCAGCCGGACTTCCCTTAAGACTGTACTATCGGCTAAATAGTTCGATACCTCAAACCGGGAAAGTGTCTCATGGTTCTGCTGTAAGACTGTAAATTGTCGCAGGAAGTTTTCCCCTGGCGGGACTTGACTAACAAAAAAGCCAGCTCCGCGGAGGCGGAACTGGCTTATCAGCAGGGTAGGGCGCTGAATCGGGGATCAGTCGCCCGACGAAGCAGTGATCGCCCGCCGTTCGATTTCTACCAGAAAATCCACCACATTGAGCATTTCCTGCTGAGTGGTTACTGCCTGGCCAGTGGCAACCAGGTATTTCCCGTTGACTATCATATTCGGCGTACTGCGAACCTGGTAGTCCTGCATGCGACGGTCGCCCTGGTTTACCTTGGTGCGAACCGAGAAGGAATTGAACGTGGCAGAAAAGTCTGCTTCGCTGACACCATGTTCGGCAAACAGCGCACCAATCTGTCGCTCATTCTGCAGGCGGTTGCCTTCAATATTGATCGCGTTGAATGCCGCTTCGTGCAGTTCGTCGAACTTGGCCTGGTCGATCTTGCCCGCCGCCAGTAACGCTTCGCTGGCGTAGAAGATCTGTGAGTGGATTTTCATCAGCTGGTTCCACTGGGCCGGGAACAGGACAAAGTCCACGTCATCCGGGAGATTGGAAGCCCAGTTGTGGAGCAGCGGCTCGAACCGGAAACAGTGACTGCATCCGTACCAGAACGCTTCGACAACCTCTACCTTGGAGGCATCCTGAGTTCTGACCGGGGTGCTCAGTTCCACATAATGGGTACCTGCAATATAACGTGCGGGCTGTGCGTAGGCTGAAAATGCCAGGGGCACCAGAAAAAGAATCGCAACTAGCTGCTTGATCGCCTTGTTCATTAGGTTGCTCCGTCGGTAACTGATTTAGCTGATCTTGGTATCCGGGTTTTCTGTCTTGGCTTTAACGTCTTTCTATCTATCCTGTCTGTCTATCGCGCTATCTGTCGCGCTATCTTTCGACCTTCTCATCTTCGATCTATCTATAGTCCCTTAGTCCCTTAGTCCCTTAGTCCTACAGTCTTAGGTGTTAAACGTCGGTTTTTAAATAACTTTGATAACATTTACAGCATCAACGTTAACGTCATCGACGTTGTTAACCTCCATGATCCGTTAGCCCATGGCACAGGCATC is part of the Gammaproteobacteria bacterium genome and harbors:
- a CDS encoding type II secretion system protein GspK, whose translation is MNGPQRQKGAVIIIVLWTAVLLTVLVTAMASKVRLSANTAFHNQQAVAQWTAVTAAVNKAYMELMLETMPRPLGEVLPTDEDGEILLPEYRFNGRPLELAYAADEDIVVRIYDHGGKINLNRIPRLNMQTLIEKRLGGEDADPEQVQDLLAAWTDWTDLNDILSLNGAEADYYQSLDPPYLPRNNPELETVEEILQIRGFDELFEGVNLEAAFTIYGNDRSVNLNLASREAMQLLPGLDDELIERVIAYREIEDINNRAELQEIIPFENLVELSNWVGNSTSIVYSIFAYPRLEPTESFREQLATAEEQGLDINPDPVVQAYMEIVEIRDFSTPPRVYKVDPYGHLPDTAPARVNEYDIEFRNLR
- a CDS encoding prepilin-type N-terminal cleavage/methylation domain-containing protein, whose translation is MKRSKWPLRKQGFTLIEVILALALTATLLGLLSTGVYVVAQDWNRNSDRLDRHLDEALAILQIDRALHGAFPHGYTDVESLTRYVYFVGEDDYLSWVSTVSPQRQPGLMAWELFSTDEGVQLTLAPAFSDYPGDRLEQAEPQLILSNYTASFSYLYAELDETRQWRDDWPGEDMQSLPLAVYVRFTPIDDQQGSLEELEVVARIANNQHRNLRPSLFQGR
- a CDS encoding prepilin-type N-terminal cleavage/methylation domain-containing protein, which produces MQRRTYNSTEGFTLLEVIVALAITGFLLGGLFTLLAGSKQLSWRSEAALVRAINSRAAVNFALLENELNEVEPILENDRYRVRVGELLEDPERRTQASIYTLQTFEIVDEDREDQLIGTRWLQLEVPR
- a CDS encoding prepilin-type N-terminal cleavage/methylation domain-containing protein, with protein sequence MTTPTSGYNEQTGVCGQKADQAGHKPLVSATCRRQLAKPLRISGFTLLEILLVLGILAMASLVVFPNITGLETRTFNARIREAHTLLNYTRRTAVVSGQPGVASFTVVPEEERESVPSSPLLVGSWDGSGMALLFQDSADREMEIEDTLEITFYPEGGSTGGILILSSQERQASITINPFTGRVETEFLN
- the gspG gene encoding type II secretion system major pseudopilin GspG; amino-acid sequence: MSTQKHSIQFTRSKATRDMRGFTLIEILVVMAIIGMLAVMVAPNLFQQRVGAMRDAALSQISSLETALDSYRLDLNRYPDSLDALMENETGSASWNGPYLRRAIPADPWGNEYVYQSDGRSFTLISYGADGAQGGEDDDADIGL
- the gspD gene encoding type II secretion system secretin GspD produces the protein MKDEQSNLPALRVLVRAVSLVLLTGAGFGLTACATVESPADQQTTPDNTSSSTSVNAASRPGTLPGQIEVPELSAGNREEQQRLINEINRDGDPLRFSGFREQAPAATDPQGGDVVELNYEQADLRQVLEDLADAIDITLVADPSIDARVTVRTSPDRPLTRDDIWPLIRVITRRNGVTLERLGNFYAAYVVSSSLPTDIVTPDTVAQTFGNRVMQITPLTYIASDTAIEVLSPMLDEGSITKLTNRNVLAVSGSASQLERVNELLTLIDADPFANQGIQLFQLSNASAEEVATELEEILTLIEGSAPTYQVKGISRINGILVTAPATRGFEEINRWIRILDSENQEQVEQLFYYKVKNLSAVELAETLTNVFEEDEDDFVPRAAVEDREPRLDTVEISPDTSAFTISSPTAVSANLRVRIVSDEATNSLLIRSTARDYRQLLTTINQLDSVPLQVVVNAVIAQITLTDDNRFGVDWSRVAANASVDPISTDTSTSFLPGTGLGGLMFNKSFVDGSARVEATLEAIATSNDVRLLARPTLTVTNNQEGQIQIGSDVPVQGGSTIGVSGNETFNVQYRETGIVLTLTPQINADGVVNLTIEQELSSVAETDGFNNNPIFNSQTISTNVVVRDGESVVLGGLIQSDNQNLNSGVPGLSRVPVLGGLFSYRQDLQERKELFIVLRPEVINLNDQTALDYSALLERFELAAELFEEAGL
- a CDS encoding type II secretion system F family protein, producing the protein MSALHFKYQAYDSNGKVQTGQLNADSEREVVRILQGRKLVPVKVQQARAGESTGRRKKIRYSDLLDFTNGLCTLTEARVPIDKALKLLEGITESSAMQNLVMSLRREVKEGKGLADAMEARPDVFSKMYINIVRAGEEGGILHQLLPDLAEFLDSSAKNRQAVINAMIYPIVLLAVGVISVFLLLVFVVPQFAAMFEDAGTEIPPSAQFLLSVSSFMQSYGYLLVVLAVGLFAGWKYLDREPANKLRKDRFLLTLPLLGNLILFRESAIFARTLGALLGAGIPLIRALRVSREVIQNTEITRHLVQVEEDVRGGSGLGNSLEKTRCFPTLLHQLVTVGEESGRTAGILIKTAATFDNSVRNQMARLVSALQPALIIFLAVAVGGITITMLSAVFSMNAVEF
- a CDS encoding GspE/PulE family protein; amino-acid sequence: MSHNEITMPVFNELLEPQNIAPALDFNASGTLVCADVPEIELRAKIRFLLNEEVNFSLGSGDEVKRLMRHWRAELSPEIGSTEDIFVSGFEDDEELTDLASEAPIIRLVNHLFARALDLNASDIHFEPSETHLDVRCRVDGIMTRIERLPVKIHNAVASRLKLMARLDIGEKRLPQDGRIDYQIGSKQLDMRVSTLPGVHGESVVLRILDRSDTAVPLEDLGMPERIRLQYEELVTQPNGMVLITGPTGSGKTTTLYATLEKINDEAKKIITVEDPVEYQLEGITQIQANASIGLSFATGLRSIVRQDPDVLMVGEIRDHETAEIAIESALTGHLVFSTLHTNDAAGAVTRLQDMGVEGYLISSSLLAIQAQRLVRRVCTDCSSQVELTDDEARVLEIEKASCPVINRGTGCDRCGGTGYRGRVGLYELLVMSDAIRHHIAVEADANVIRNQAIEEGMQTLREDALRKLRAGVTTPEEVVRVTRAL
- a CDS encoding thiol:disulfide interchange protein DsbA/DsbL — protein: MNKAIKQLVAILFLVPLAFSAYAQPARYIAGTHYVELSTPVRTQDASKVEVVEAFWYGCSHCFRFEPLLHNWASNLPDDVDFVLFPAQWNQLMKIHSQIFYASEALLAAGKIDQAKFDELHEAAFNAINIEGNRLQNERQIGALFAEHGVSEADFSATFNSFSVRTKVNQGDRRMQDYQVRSTPNMIVNGKYLVATGQAVTTQQEMLNVVDFLVEIERRAITASSGD